Part of the Lucilia cuprina isolate Lc7/37 chromosome 5, ASM2204524v1, whole genome shotgun sequence genome is shown below.
AAAACCTAAAATCActcataacttcgttaaaacgcgtttaaattgaaaaataagcttattttgtaatcacccatattttccctcaaaaatcgattttttggtcgaaaacctaaaattgcctataacttcgttaaaacgcgtttaaattgaaaaataagcttattttgtgatcacccatattttcatttttttggtcGATAACCTAAAATtgcctataacttcgttaaaacacgtttaaattgaaaaataagcttattttgtgatcacccatattttcactcaaaaatcgattttttggttgaaaatctaaaattgcttataacttcgttaaaacgcgtttaaattgaaaaataagctttttttgtgatcacccatattttcactcaaaaatatgggtgatattttcatattttacaacAGCAATCGATCGGGAGGATACGTTTAATTTCTAATACTTATAATTTTGATACTTTTATATGCTCCACTTacctttatttttcaaattattaggTACACTTATATTCAAGGCAATACCAGTTAGAAAAACATTATAGGGATTATTAATGGTCGTTGTGACGGGATAGAATTCATTAACCAGCATCGTTTCACTGCCTAAATTACATTGCGTGACTAAATGGAATctgtaatgaaatttaataaaaaatatatatattatattaaacacatataaataataatttaaatttgtattactaACAGAATaactgtttaaataaataaataaaaaaaacagttacaCTTCCTTAAACATTTGGGGCAGAAAAATAGCAaatgaaaattctaaataaCTTATTAAAACTTGATGACCTACGTGGGAGTAATATAACAAATTGGATTAATTACGATATTGTCATCTAAATCACGAACACGACTATGATAACGAAAGGCCTTATTCATAAATGGTGAACTTTTACACAACAATACGGAGAATTTTTCAGTGCCTATTAATGCCTCTATGCGTACAACACGTAATTGAGTATTTTCCAGAAATTGTTGGGCCTCAGTGGTGAATAGAAAACGATAGTAAAAGGTTGGTTCCAATTTGAAATTCTGTTCAAATTGTTGTAAAGGTATTTGTGAGGCATTTGTGTCATCTTTAAAGTGTTCTCTCAACGCTAAGAGATCGTTGAGTTTACTATACTGCGAGGCTTGTAGTTTATAGTTGTTTGAGCCATCGGTTATAATGATTTGTAGATTGCGTATTTTTAGGGGAACATCGGTTTGTAGTCTGCAAGAGAAgggttgttaaaaatttttgaaatagttttataaGAGTTTTCTTTAACTAGTTATTACCTCATTActagatttaatttaataatatcatCATTTTTCAATTCAAACTTTTCAAAAGTTGTACAGAATTCAATTAACTCGGTTAATTTATCGAGATCTATTTGCAGTGGAGCCTTAATGCTGGATAATGCTTCCTCCCAATGTGAACGTACTTCTGGAGCATTTTGATTTTGTGGAACTGGCGGTTGACactaaaattgcaaaatataaagaaaGCACAAATTAAAtaacagattttctttaaaatattaagaagaTGTGTATTTGTTACCTGCAAAACTTTCCACAGATTCTCCAATACCATTACCCGTTCATTGGGTGTATAATTAATCTTAAATGATAAAGCTTCCAGACTGCACGATATAAAATCAGTTATTGAAGCAGATAACAAAGCACAGCGCatagttttaagtaaaacatCCGAAAATAAAGAAGGCCATTTATCGTGACGATAATCAGGTAACATGAGGGAatataaactgaaaaaaaacaaaaagaaatataaattaatcatAGTTAACAATTCCAAAACTATACAATTAACTTACGTTAAAGCTTTGCCATGATCACCACTTTTAAAGTATTCATCAGCCATATCAATGGCCAACTTTTTACGAAATCTTAAgcatttatagattttaaattgAGCCATAGCCAAGCTAAGTAAATTGATTATAGCGGCCGAATGattgaataatttttcattttctcttATCATTAAACTTATTTGCTGTTCATTGATAGGTTCTCCCGATGTTGAGGATATTATGCCAAAATATTCCGTAAACAATGAAGAGATATTATTCATTTGTGgattaaaactattttgagGCTCTGTGGGACTTGAGGTTACTGTTGAGTTAAAAGGACACTTTAGTTacaatatttagttattttagtttattatttaaacttacCATTACATTGCATGAATGCTTCTTTACGTTTTTGTATATACTCGGCAGCcttatgaaaatatataccAGGATGCTGTGTCTGCAAGGCAGGCAATCCATTCTTTATGGCCTCACAGAAAAGCTCAGCAAAAACGCTATGTCTGAAAAagcaaaaagttttcatttaaaatatttgtcaaaaacGCCCGTCTACTTACTGTTTGCTCAACCAGGCATAATGTTCAAACACTAAATCCTTATAACCCACACGATTCTTATACTTATCAATATGGCTAGTGAAATGATTAATAGAATCACGTGGTACTTTCAACTTAAACATTAAACgacatattttatagtttaagaaACCGGCTATAGTTTTAATTTCCAAACAATTATTATCATTAATACGTATCTCATCTAATGTAGTATACGATTGTGTATAGTGTCTgttattaaaaagagaaaaagacaaattaatttattataatgctAATGAGCTTTATCATGAAACATACTTTAAAGCAGTACTAAAGTCTTGACGCATTTCTGCAACAAAACCCAATTTAAATTGATGTCTTATCTTTAAAGTGGTATGAGCAGCAGTTAGTTGATCCCTATGGGTTCGTATACGTTTCGCCATAAGGGTGTAATATGATTGTGCCATATCCAAAAAAGCCGATTCCAAACGTAGAGCATAACCTAACAAAgagaaatgttaaaattgtttaatacctAACAGAGTATTGAATTATTAGGCTGTAATGTACtatcctgtctatagtctagactatagcttatCATACAGTCTGTCTCTAAATTCTTGGTAATACCATCGCGGACTCTCTTGCCAAGTTAGGTTATTCGCTTGCAAGAAAGCAATCCGTCCCTTTTATCGGTATACCGCTTTCAACCTGCAAACGCTCGATACGTGAAAAACTACATGAGCTTGCGCAATGCAGATGTTTGACTGAAGCCACCTGCAGAGGATCATGTGGCCATCTTACAACCCAGAAAGATCCCAGGCCATTTTCTACATTCCGAGAGTTAATCTACGGAACATAACGGTAACTGTCCACTGGAATCCATGAATGAAGACTGAACTTACCCAATAACGAAGGAGCTGCCAGGATGAAAAGGAAGAAGATAGTATAACTCACTTCCTCTGTCATTGCTCTCCCTAGCTGATCACAGAATGGGCCTGCTAGGTAGCTATTTTCTGCATGACTTAGTGGAGGTTAATATCCGAAagttatatttctatattcgtgCGACAAACTGGTTCGGTATAGGTAACCAGAGTGAGTCGAAGTGTACTAATACGCAGGACGTTTTCTCTCgtttcaggtatcacaaagggatcagAATACTGGACCCGAGTGTGTCCCCAGTGATGACATCGCGAGGACGACCTGCCTACCTAACCTAACCTGCAGTCTGTCTCTAGTCTATAAAaagattatagtccagtctagatGTTAAGCAAtattctagtataaagtctaatcgaaagtcaagactatagtatagtctacagtgtTGTCCAGTttatatatagtccagtctagatGTTAGTAAACATTCTTGTATAAAGTCTAACAAAAAGTCAAGtctagagtgtagtctataggTCAATATAcattatagtctataggctagttcaTTGTCTAGTTTAGCATGTTATTTGTCTGCATTATAATATTgcctacagtctagactacaaTCAAGTGactagtttataatttagtccAGATCTTTTAAGTCAAACTATATTTGTTCACCAACACTCACCCATTAAATGCTCCGTATGAggtaaaacaaataacattttaatattcagACCACAGGCTGAGGTCAGACTAGCTGTTCGTTCCGAGGCTAGCATATCTTCGCCAGGCGGTAGTGTAGtagttttttgcaataaaactaaacaaatgcGAGTATTACGCTCCTGCAGAGAATTCTTAAGCGACTGAATAGTTGCGGCACATTGCATTTGTTTTTCGGTCCAATTAGAATCATTCCATTCCATGTCTTGAAATAAAACCACAACTGCCGGTAAAACGTGTAAATGTTTAAGCATCCAATTGCGTTTCAAAATGCCCTTAGGATGATACCATTCATAGGAATTTCTTTTGGGTTTGGCCACAGGAAAGTCATAGTTATTGGGTAGAAGCTTAAATTGTACAGCAGCtctataaatacaacaaatattaaaatttagctAGATCTCcatcaataaatataaaatttccatttttaataccTGTCTGCTTTACGATTATTGCTAAATGCATCCCATATTGATTTGTGTACTGGATTACGATTTACATCCAGGCCACATAAACCAATTAGCGGTTGTGGTGCCACCAGTAATTCAGAGGGCAAGGCTGTAGATTCTATGctcatatttacataaaaacaatgaTATTTACTTCTTGAAATTGTTGTCGTCACTAATTGCACTAAAAATTGTCACTTTTCTATTTGGAATCTTTttgcaacaacaagaacaattaAAACACCtctaaaaaaattgtacaatattaaatataatagcaacaacaacaataacaccaGCTGAGCAGCAGCGATAAAATTATGTTGATGACTGTGAGCCTTCAATTGTCGTAGAGAAAAAACCAAtaaattttgttggtttttcttctctttatttatgaactttTTCTTTACACTTTCATTTaagttatgtttttatttaactaattattaaataatcaaacaaaaaaataataaatgtttttatatatttttgttttatatttgaggaaaacacaacttttttttcgttttgcgaGTACTAATCAGAGACCAGCGCCGACAAAAGTTAACAACGACGCAGACTAAACTAAAAGTTTCAGCAGCGGCTTAAAATTGACTACAAGCCggctaaaatgtttatttaggaaatattaaaataaatacattctatattttacaaacatttattaaaaattttatatatttatataatacattatataaTGGATATTTTTAAACCATCTTAAGTACAAAAGTTTCAAAGTCGGGTGATCTATGACGGCTACAgaattagaaaatttactgTTAAAAATGGCTAACAGCTGTCTGATGATGGAAAAGGaatgtgaagagaataaaagtgCTGCCATATTCGTCGGACACAGTCTTATTTGCGGTTGTAAGTCCGTGATAACTTTGATAAAtggtgaaaaaaatttcaacacaaATTATCACGCATTTTTCAAACTTTCATCCTAATGGTATGCTATGGATTTTCTGTTCAAAATGTgctatagtttttaatttgttcttgTGTTGAAAAACTAGTTGGTTCGTGTCCTGAATATAAGTGGGGAGTAGGTTATATATTTAGCTTagtctatttaaaattaaacacgaaATTGAAGGCAAGaagcttctttttttttacatcagcataaaaactagactatagactatattagacTACATTTGGGTcctgttggtccctttgtgatatCTGTAAAGATAATAGAgatagaaaagaaagaaaagggGATAGTTTTAGGGTTTAGTCATAAGAGTGGTATAGAATAAGTATAGAATAAAATACTGAGAGTTATGAAGAGTTGAGATAGAAGTAGAGGAGGAGATAGAAGATTTGTTCCTGTGGACTAATAACTGCCGTGGTCAATTATGGCTTGGTGACTTTGTGACAAATCGTCAAATAGTGGCTTTCCTAGATATATGAATCGAATGTCCGCTAACGCAGGGCATTGACAGAGAAGATGTTCGATAGATTCTCTTCTTCCTCGtcttgacaacttctacagaagCAGTTGTGGTGTATAccaagtcttcttgcatggttACTAAATGAAGTATGTCCCGTGATGACGGCGACAAGATTGTTGATATGAGAACGGTTTAGTTACAGAAGATATGACGTGCGATTGCAGTCCAAACTTGGCTTATAGttaagattatagtctagtccataatctagtctatagtctagtctatagtctagtctatagtctagtctatagtctagtctatagtctagtctatagtctagtctatagtctagtctatagtctagtctatagtctagtctatagtctagtctatagtctagtctatagtctagtctatagtctagtctatagtctagtctatagtctagtctatagtctagtctatagtctagtctatagtctagtctatagtctagtctatagtctagtctatagtctagtctatagtctagtctatagtctagtctatatagtctagtctatagtctagtctatagtctagtctatagtctagtctatagtctagtctatagtctagtctatagtctagtctatagtctagtctatagtctagtctatagtctagtctatagtctagtctatagtctagtctatagtctagtctatagtctagtctatagtctagtctatagtctagtctatagtctagtctctatagtctagtctatagtctagtctatagtctagtctatagtctagtctatagtctagtctatagtctagtctatagtctagtctatagtctagtctatagtctagtctatagtctagtctatagtctagtctatagtctagtctatagtctagtccatagtctagtctatagtctagtctatagtctagtctatagtctagtctatagtctagtctatagtctagtctatagtctagtctatagtctagtctatagtctagtctatagtctagtctatagtctagtctatagtctagtctatagtctagtctatagtctagtctatagtctagtctatagtctagtctatagtctagtctatagtctagtctatagtctagtctatagtctagtctatagtctagtctatagtctagtctatagtctagtattagtctagtctatagtctagtctatagtctagtctatagtctagtctatagtctagtctatagtctagtctatagtctagtctatagtctagtctatagtctagtctatagtctagtctatagtctagtctatagtctagtctatagtctagtctatagtctctagtctaatagtatagtcttctatagtctagtctatagtctagtctatagtctagtcttagtctagtctagtctagtctataggtatagtctatagtctagtctatagtctagtctatagtctagtctatagtctagtctatagtctagtctctatagtctagtctatagtctagtctatagtctagtctatagtatagtctattagtctagttactatagtctagtctataatctagtctatagtctagtctatagtctagtctatagtctagtctatagtctagtctatagtctagtct
Proteins encoded:
- the LOC111686381 gene encoding trafficking protein particle complex subunit 11, coding for MSIESTALPSELLVAPQPLIGLCGLDVNRNPVHKSIWDAFSNNRKADRAAVQFKLLPNNYDFPVAKPKRNSYEWYHPKGILKRNWMLKHLHVLPAVVVLFQDMEWNDSNWTEKQMQCAATIQSLKNSLQERNTRICLVLLQKTTTLPPGEDMLASERTASLTSACGLNIKMLFVLPHTEHLMGYALRLESAFLDMAQSYYTLMAKRIRTHRDQLTAAHTTLKIRHQFKLGFVAEMRQDFSTALKHYTQSYTTLDEIRINDNNCLEIKTIAGFLNYKICRLMFKLKVPRDSINHFTSHIDKYKNRVGYKDLVFEHYAWLSKQHSVFAELFCEAIKNGLPALQTQHPGIYFHKAAEYIQKRKEAFMQCNVTSSPTEPQNSFNPQMNNISSLFTEYFGIISSTSGEPINEQQISLMIRENEKLFNHSAAIINLLSLAMAQFKIYKCLRFRKKLAIDMADEYFKSGDHGKALTLYSLMLPDYRHDKWPSLFSDVLLKTMRCALLSASITDFISCSLEALSFKINYTPNERVMVLENLWKVLQCQPPVPQNQNAPEVRSHWEEALSSIKAPLQIDLDKLTELIEFCTTFEKFELKNDDIIKLNLVMRLQTDVPLKIRNLQIIITDGSNNYKLQASQYSKLNDLLALREHFKDDTNASQIPLQQFEQNFKLEPTFYYRFLFTTEAQQFLENTQLRVVRIEALIGTEKFSVLLCKSSPFMNKAFRYHSRVRDLDDNIVINPICYITPTFHLVTQCNLGSETMLVNEFYPVTTTINNPYNVFLTGIALNISVPNNLKNKVFLTTDISPNKQKLHSSIQIDIGELSMQSSNTASYYIFSLIETTITLQQKICYTTDVLKPKVTTAIVINDATTPSSTDESPEATLAAKNLTSNQTILTPLPIITPIHLEFLDENSLRKTQDTVLSVRCDAEFKFKGQFYTLNRMPLTKIYRGENFLFRAGLVIQADVELDILETYFICDHNLVQSTYSFKRKKFSSIYQRGEKLEDVIVLRTNNTSEEWITVKDYERTKNEVQTNIFNRLRTSRKHLMKTGDVLNTLTSNHMNKSLMGKLPTNMTIINNTASPNALMLSSQNSNMSSSTISDDGKATNVLAANNNNTNATDENVAQAPKHLHTRLIYNKSLDAIQATGHLRGFLKASLLMDTTNSNMQSSTAVPSNNIVFGFYCIKWRRSGGKEENESKFIISGLPIVEPPLNIYCSIEEKMFVKMPMTFKVVLKNPTAKVLHLIATLSISNSDNFICSGHKQLDVSIFAFGEKELVYNLYPLYVGWQNLPELTLCYNTQADPTKDESQNILLGELVQRSIPKKVFVLPPLKQQIK